ACTATTCCAGCGTCAGCGCGAAATTTTTGACCGGTTTCCAACGTTGGTCTTCGCGGCGAGTCAAGATGGCGATCAGGCGTCCTTGCTGGTCCAGCGCGGCGACTTCGACGGCTGGGCTTTCCATCGACGCACGGATGCCGCGGGCATAAATCATCTCGTTCACCTCGTCCGCGGTGAGTGTGATTTGCGGCATTTGGGAGACTGCGGATGCGAGGGGAGACAAATTGGCGGCGACGCTCTCGGTGCTCAGATCATCCAGCGGCAGTGCGTCTTCCAGACGAAAATCGCCGATCGCCGTTCGCTCTAGTCCGGTCATGACGGCGCCGCTGTCGAGGCGCTCGCCGATATCGCGTCCGAGTGCGCGCATGTAGGCGCCGGCGCCGCATAGGACGTCGATCTCGAACCTTGGATATTCAAAGCTTCGCAGCGTGATTTCGTAGATGTTGATCTCACGCGGCGCCAGTTCGACCGCTGCGCCTTGTCGAGCCAGTTTGTAGGCGCGCTTCCCATCGACCTTGATCGCCGAAAAGGAGGAAGGACGCTGCAAAATTTCTCCGACAAACTCCGGCAAGATCGCCGTCAGCTGCGCGGCGGAAATCTGCGGCGCGTCGACGATCTCGGTAACGACCCCTTCTAAATCTTCGGTATCGCTCGTTTTCCCTAATTCAAACTGGCCGACATATCGCTTGGGCATTTGCTGCAGATATTCAATCAGCCGCGTGCCGCTGCCGACGCAGCAAATCAGGACGCCGGTCGCTAAAGGATCGAGCGTGCCGGCATGCCCCACTTTGGCCGGGCGGACGAATCGATTGATCCGATTGACCACGTCGCGCGAGGTCCACCTGGGCGGTTTGTGAATGTTGAGAATGCCGTGCATGAGTCGAGAACAGGGGGGAGGCAGTAGCGAAATCAGGCGTTTCGACTATAAAACTAAGAAGTGTTTCCCTCTCGTAACAGGCCCCCACCGAGAAGTTCCGCTCTATGTCACGCACTCGCAGCCACGAAATTTTCCAGCGCGCTTTACAATTGATGCCCGGCGGCGTGAACAGCCCGGCCCGTGCTTTTGGCGGAGTCGGCGGCGAGCCGCTCGTCTTCGAGCGAGGCGAAGGCGCCTATTTGATCGACGTCGACGGCAATCGCTACATCGACTATATCGGCTCGTGGGGGCCGATGATCCTGGGACATGGAAACGAGCAGGTCCGCGCCGCGATTCACGCAGCCGTCGATCAAGGGACCAGCTTCGGCGCGCCAACCGAGCGCGAGAATACCCTCGCCGAGTTGATCATTGAGTTGGTGCCGTCGGTTGAAAAAGTACGCCTGGTCAACAGCGGCACCGAAGCGACGATGAGCGCGATTCGCGTTGCCCGCGGCTTTACGGGACGCAACAAGATTGTCAAGTTCGCCGGCAACTATCATGGTCATGTCGACAGCTTGCTGGTCGCCGCCGGCAGCGCTGCAGCAACGTTGGGCGTTCCCAATTCGCCAGGGGTGACGCCTGGCGCGACCGCCGATACGATCGTCTTGCCGTACAACGATCCGGACGCATTAGCCCGCGCTTTTGCAAAGCATGGCGATGATTTGGCCTGCGTGATTTTTGAGCCGATCGTCGGCAACATGGGAACCGTGATTCCGACGCCCGAGTTTTTGACGGCGATTCGCGACCTGTGCACTAAGCATGGCGCGGTGATGCTGATGGACGAAGTGATGACCGGCTTTCGGGTCGCGCTCGGCGGCGCCCAACAATTGTTTGGCGTGACGCCTGACCTGACGACGATGGGGAAGATCGTCGGCGGCGGTTTGCCGATCGCCGCTTATGGCGGCAGAGCCGACATCATGAATCACGTTCTACCGGCGGGCCAAGTTTTTCAAGCAGGGACCCTGAGCGGAAATCCGCTCGCAACCGCCGCAGGAATCGCGACCTTGTCGATACTGAAGGAAACCAATCCTTATCCGCGATTGGAGCAATTGGGCGATCGCCTGATGACGGGCCTGGCCCAAGCGGCGGCCGACGCCGGCGTTCCTGCTTCGGCAGCGCGGGTTGGCAGTATGGCGACTCTCTTTTTTGGCGCCGGCAAGGTCGTTGACTGGGACACCGCAGCAAAGAGCGACACCCAGCGCTACGCCGACTTCTTTTGGGGCCTGATTGATCGCGGTGTTTACTTTCCCTGCAGCCAGTTCGAGGCCCTCTTCATCTCGGTAACGCATACCGATGAAGATATCGACACGACAATCGCCGCGGCGCGGGCGACGTTGCAGGCCTAGGTGCAGGCGAATGTGACAACAAGAAAGAAACAACGCCGACCTAATGGTCGGCGTTGTTTCTTTTCTATGGTAATCGATTCCTGCCGTCTAACGACGAAACGGAGGAGCCGTCTGCATGCCGCTTCCCGAGTTTTGATTGAAATTCAGCTGCGGCGGGCTAGGAGCGGCAGGCAACCGACGCAAGTTCGGCTGAGGCCCGCGTGACGGCAAGCTGGCGACCTCTGGCTGGCTTCGATCCAGGATCGACAACAACTGCCGAGCCGCATTCAGATCGGGGTCTTTTTCAATCGCCATGTTCAAATGAACGCGAGCCAACTGGGAGTCTCCCCGCTTGTAAAGCAGGTAGCCAAGGTTGTAGTGAGCCGGTGCGGCGCCATGCGCGTATTCAAGCTGCGAAAAGGCTTCTTCCAGGCGATTCGCATCGACCAGCGCGCTGGCCATGTTATTACGATAACGTTTGTTCTCTGGCTCGATCATCGTCGCCTTGAAGATCGCTCCCATCGCGTCATCAAAGCGTTTCGACTTCAAATAGCAAAGCCCCAGATCGTTCATCGCGACGGCGCTGTCGGGATGCGCAGCTGCCGCTTTTTGGTAGTACTCCAGCGCCGCGGGCGATTTCCCTTGGCGATCGAGCAGACGTGCATAACTGAGCAGCGCGAACAGATTATCGGGATACTCTTCGATCGCTTTCAAATACTGCTTGGCCGCGCCATCAAAGTCTCCTTGCTGCTCATGCATCCGCCCGGAACCGAGATAGACATCCGCATTCAGATGATCGGGCGTGTTCGCCAAACTGAGCGGGTCATCGGCCGGAATGGTCTTTGATTTGATCGTAAAAGCGTCGGAGATGCTTTTGCCGGCGTTTTTCAGCGTGGCGGTGAAGCCGCTATCACCAGACTTTTGGCTTTTCTGCGATTCCTTCTCGCGAATATATTCGTCGAGAGTCGTCGATTCGCTCTTGTCGCTCGTAAATTGCGCTTGCCGCACCTGAAACGAGGGGAGATTGCCAAGCAAACCGCCGCTCGTCTCTTCGGCATTTAACGTAGAAGTCCACATGGCGCTTGCCAGCGCCATCGATGCAATACCTGCACGAAGCGAATGCGAATTGAATATGGTCTTGTTCAGGGCCACGCGACACCTCCGTGCGAACGCGCTTGTGGGCTGCTAGCACCAGCCGCACTTATAATCGGAATAACTTGCCCGTTTACTTTTCGACGAAAGACGCCGTCGCTCTACACCGAAAATGGGCGCGAGCGACAACCAAGCCGATATCTGGCGATGTTTTCCCGAAAGCGGCGCCCCCTGCCGGCGCCGCTACCGTGACTTTACCCCACTTATTGCGTTGACGACTGGGCAGCCGGCAAGCGAGGCGCCGGAATCGAACCGCGCTCGGCTCGGTAGATGTCGTCAATAAAGTCGGCCGGACGACCGTAAGGCTCGGCTCCTGACTCGTAAATCTCAGGATGTGCGTTTGGTCCCAACATGCGGGCTACCGCGGCGTAAACCGAAGCCATCCGAGTTTGCGTCGCTTCTTGCGTCAGCGAAGTTTTGACAAAGACGGCGCGGCGGTCTGGCAAACCTTCCAGGATCTGGCGAATCTTCATCTCGCCGCCGCGGGTAATCTCGTTCGTCTCACTATTAAAGTGATGATCGCCCAGCGTGTTCTGCAAGCGGATGCCGTTCGCCGTCATTTGGCTCAGATAGTTCCGAGTCGCCATGCGGTCATTCGTGAGGAATGGCTCAGGCCAGCATTTGTTCCGCGCGTAGTCGATCTTGGAGCGTTCCCAGAATTCACGCCAACCGGCGTCGCACGATCCCGCCATGACAAAAGCGGCGGCGATGGTAAGCGCGACTGCCTGACCTCGATTCATCCGTCTATCTCCTCAGATGGGGCTAGTCCAACTAGCTCGGTAGTTCTTACTCGCGCTTGCGCGATCTGCCCGTTGGCCCGGTGCTTATTGGGCTTATCGGAAAATCGCGCGTAGCGCAGCCACCTACAGCCGCCGAGACGGTACAGATTCACATTTACCCCCACCTCTCACAAAAAACCTGGCCGCACAATGTGCGGCCAGGTTGAGTCAGGTAAAGTTTGCGGATTGCAACGGCGTTAGCTGTTGGCCGCCATCATCGGCAACATCTCGCGAATCACGGTGATCGCCGCCGGTCCGACTAGCACGACAAAGATGCCGGGGAAAATGAAGAAGACCAGCGGGAAAATCATCTTCACCGCCGTCTTGGCCGCTTTCTCTTCTGCAATCTGCCGGCGACGCGTCCGCATCGAATCGCTTTGCACGCGCAACGCTTGAGAGATGCTAGAGCCGAATTTGTCGGCTTGAATCAAGATCGCTGCGAGGGAACGCAAATCGTCGACGCCGGTGCGATTACCAAGTTCGTGCAACACGTCGCTGCGTTGACGGCCGACTTGCAGTTGGAAATTGCAGAGCCCGAATTCTTCGGCAATCACCCGATACGTCTTTTTCATTTCTTCCGAAACGCGCCGCATCGCTTGATCGAGACCGAGCCCCGCTTCCACGCAGACGACCATCAGGTCCAGCGCGTCCGGCAAGCCGCGGAAGATCTGTTCTTTTCGCTTCTTGCCAAGATACCACAGGCCAATCGAGGGAATGTAAAACGAGATGCCGGCGATCGCGATTCCTTTGAAGAGATCGCTTTGATTGTAGTTGCCGAGCAGCAGCACCAGTCCCCCACCGGCGATCAAGCCGATCAGCAACGAGGCGAATTTCAAGCCGAGGAACACGTTGGGCGCCGCTTCGCTCCGAAATCCGGCATGCGTGAGCCGCTCTTTCAGCGCGTTGGCGTCTTTCGCATTCTTAGGTTGCAACGGAGCCGCAAAGGCCGGCGTCGCTTTCTCCAGCACTTTTGAAACCGCGTTGCCGGCGCGATCTTCCCGATTTTTTTTACCAATCGGATCTTTAAAATCGTCGAGCCGATCTTCCGCGCGCGTCGCGCTGGGAGACCACGAATCAATCAACCACCAGACGCCGGCTGTAATGAGGCCGAATACGGCGAGCGGCACCAGGATGGCCCAGTTGAGAAAGGAAAGGTCCATGGTTCGCTTACACCTTGATGTCGATGATTTTCTGAATGACCCACGCCCCGATCAACTGCATTACGATCGCGACGGCCAGCATCTTATTTCCGAGCGGGTCGGTAAACAGCGTCATGACATAGCCCGGATTGAGTCGCCACAGCGCGACAAACAGCGCCGGCGGCAGTCCCAACAGGACGATACCAGAGATCCGGCCTTCGCCGGTAAGCGCTTGAATCGTGCCGAACAGCTCAAGTCGTTGTCGCACGAGTCGGCCGATTTTGTCGAGGATTTCGGCCAAATCGCCGCCGGTCTGACGCTGCAAAATGATCGCCGTGCCAAAGAACTTGAGATCCAAGTTCGGGACGCGTTCGGTCATGTCGGTGATTGCGTCTTCTAACGAAACGCCCAGGTTTTGCGCCTCGAACACTTTCGAGAATTCACGCCCGATCGGATCATCCGACTCTTCGCTCACCAGGCGAAACCCGGCGCCCAAGCTATGTCCGGCGCGCAAGGCCCGCGAAATCAGCTCCAGCGCGTCAGGTAGTTGCTTGCCAAATTTGGCCAAGCGAGCTTTCCGCTTAAAATGGACGACGGCGAATGGAATCACGCCCAACAATCCGGCGGTAATCGGCGCGACATAAAACGGCATGCCCAAAGCAACTGGCAAGATGCCGCCGGCAGCCGCTAACCCGCCTGAGATCATCACCAAATTGGCGACCGACATGCTCATGTCGGCCTGATCCAGAAAGAGCCGCAGGTTGAAATACTGAAGGACGTACGCTTCGATCGCGTTCCCTTCATCCTGAAAACCAGAGAGCAATCCGGCCGCAGGATCGGCGTCTTTGCCGCGCGGCTGACCAGCTCCGGTCAGAACGTCGAGTCGCATTTCGGCATCTTCGCTGCCGGTACTGCGGAAGCTCAATGCAACGCCGCCGATCAACGCGGCGATGCCTACGAAGACGACGATGGGAATTAATATCGACAACATGGGGCAGTACCTCTTATGGCGCCTACCGGGAACAGGATTAGTCGACCAACATCACGCGTTGCCTGAACGCGCTGGCCGGAAGCCGAACGCCTGCCGATTCAAGTCTCGACATAAAGTTCGGCCGGACGCCGGTCGCTTCAAACTGACCTCGAGCTCGCCCTGTCTCATCAATGCCAGTTTTGTTGTATCGATAAACGTCTTGCATCACGACGGTGTCTTGCTCCATGCCGATCACCTCGGTGATGTGCGTCACGCGACGCGATCCCCCCTGCATACGGTTGGCCTGAATGATTAGGTCGACCGCGCTGGCGATCTGTTGACGCATCGCTTTGATCGGCAATTCAAAGCCGGCCATCGAGATCAGCGTCTCGACGCGCGCGATCGCGTCACGCGGGGTATTCGCATGGATCGTGGTCATCGAACCTTCGTGACCCGTGTTCATCGCTTGCAGCATGTCGAGCGTTTCGCCGCCGCGACATTCGCCGATGATGATTCGCTCAGGCCGCATACGCAGAGCATTGCGGACCAGGTCGGTCGCCGTAACAGAACCCTTCCCTTCGACATTGGAAGGACGCGTTTCTAACCGCACGACGTGATCCTGCTGCAGTTGCAATTCCGCGGCGTCTTCGATCGTCACGATACGTTCTGAGGCCGAGATGAAGCTCGAGAGCGTATTGAGCAACGTCGTCTTACCTGAACCGGTGCCGCCGGCGATGATGATGTTCAAACGGGCTTTGATCGCCCCTTCCAGCAGCATCACCATCTCGGGCGTGAACGCTTTGTAGTTGAGCAGGTCTTCCAGCTTCAGCGGATTCGAGCCAAAACGGCGAATCGACACGGCGGCGCCATCCAACGCCAGCGGCGGAATGATCGCGTTAAAACGAGAACCGTCCGGCAGGCGAGCGTCGACCATCGGGCAAGTTTCGTCCACGCGACGACCGACGCGAGAAACGATGCGGTCAATGATTTGCAGCAGATGGTTGTTGTCGCGAAAGGTCACTTGGCTCTTTTCAAGCCGTCCATTCTTTTCGCAATAGATCTGCTTGGGCCCGTTGATCAGAATATCGCTGATTGCATGATCTTTGAGCAGCAATTCGAGCGGCCCTAAGCCGAATGTTTCGTCCAGAACTTCTTCGATCAGTCGTTCGCGTTCGTTGCGATTGAGCAACGTTTCTTCCGTATCGCAAAGATGCTCTACGACCAGACGAATCTCGCGGCGCAAGACTTCGCCTTCGAGTTCGCCTACTTTCGAAAGATCCAGCTTATCGACAAGTTTGCCATGAATGCGACGCTTCAGGTTTTCGAACTCGGCCTGCTTGGCGTCTCCGTTTTTCGCTTCTGAGTTCAATGATCGTACAGACATTTCTCTTCTCCGCGCCGTCTTCATGCGACGCACAATGCGAATGTTTCAGAAATCGAGCGCATACCGTCAGGGGTAACGGCCACTGGACCTCGTGAAAAACATACGTCATACGATTGACAACGTCGGAAGAATTTCGGCGACCCTCCGCCGAGATCCGATCGTATCGATTGCGCGGAGCGAAGCGGCTGAAAAAGCAGAATGAATGTGAGAATGAAAAATGGGGGCAGACCTTTTTGCAGCAAAATTGGGGTCTGACCCCAATTTTCATGGCGCCAATTTTCATCGTGCAGATTCCAAGGGAAGCCTGCGTTTTACTTGGAGGCGGTCTCTTCGCTGCTTTCGGGCGCCGGCTGCGCCTCGGGGTTCTTTCCCCCCAGAAAGCCGAACCATCGACTGAGGCCGGCTTTGCTGCCGGTCGCAGAAGCTTTTTTGTTTTCGCCAGACAACACGTCGGCCAACCCAGCTATCGCTTGCGTAATGCCGGCGCGGGGCGCCTGTTCGATCAGCGGCACGCCGTTATTGCGAACTTCGACCATCACGCGATAGTCATTGGGGATCTGCCAAAAGATCTCGCTGCCGATCGTTTCTTGCGCCTTTTTCAGGCTGATCTGCCCAGAATCGAGACCAACGCGATTGACCACGATCCGCGTCTTCTCTTTCAGTCCGTCCGTTTCAGAAAAGGACATCATCAAGCGGACGACGTTTCGCAAACAAGGGAGATCCAGTTGGATCACCATCAGATTGTCTTGCGCCTCGCGCATGGCGACAAAGTCGAGCGGGCGAAAGCCTTTTGACAAATCGATGATGACGTGCGTAAAGGTCGCTTTGAGCAAGCCAATCACACGCGTAAAGTCGCTGGGACTGATCAGCGAGTCGTCGTGCAATTGCACCGGTCGCGGCAATAAGTAGAGCCCCGACGAATGTTTGGTGAGCGATCGTTTCAACAGGTTGAAGTCGAGTCGCTGAATGTTTTGCGCGACGTCGACCAGCGTATAGTCGGGGATG
The nucleotide sequence above comes from Blastopirellula sp. J2-11. Encoded proteins:
- a CDS encoding response regulator gives rise to the protein MNNVLRVALVDPTDSTREKLKSTLLSMEVIWLEAECSRYEFFADVVGQTNPDIGIVSLDANPEKGLALIEELHDANPECSILVISASTDGNLILRAMRAGAKEFLTHPVVLEDLMAALERISSQKFGKGESRSRGCRVITVGGATGGVGATSLAVNLGCLLASNEKNNVVLIDLDLALGDADVFLDTIPDYTLVDVAQNIQRLDFNLLKRSLTKHSSGLYLLPRPVQLHDDSLISPSDFTRVIGLLKATFTHVIIDLSKGFRPLDFVAMREAQDNLMVIQLDLPCLRNVVRLMMSFSETDGLKEKTRIVVNRVGLDSGQISLKKAQETIGSEIFWQIPNDYRVMVEVRNNGVPLIEQAPRAGITQAIAGLADVLSGENKKASATGSKAGLSRWFGFLGGKNPEAQPAPESSEETASK
- the truB gene encoding tRNA pseudouridine(55) synthase TruB, which produces MHGILNIHKPPRWTSRDVVNRINRFVRPAKVGHAGTLDPLATGVLICCVGSGTRLIEYLQQMPKRYVGQFELGKTSDTEDLEGVVTEIVDAPQISAAQLTAILPEFVGEILQRPSSFSAIKVDGKRAYKLARQGAAVELAPREINIYEITLRSFEYPRFEIDVLCGAGAYMRALGRDIGERLDSGAVMTGLERTAIGDFRLEDALPLDDLSTESVAANLSPLASAVSQMPQITLTADEVNEMIYARGIRASMESPAVEVAALDQQGRLIAILTRREDQRWKPVKNFALTLE
- a CDS encoding tetratricopeptide repeat protein; this encodes MWTSTLNAEETSGGLLGNLPSFQVRQAQFTSDKSESTTLDEYIREKESQKSQKSGDSGFTATLKNAGKSISDAFTIKSKTIPADDPLSLANTPDHLNADVYLGSGRMHEQQGDFDGAAKQYLKAIEEYPDNLFALLSYARLLDRQGKSPAALEYYQKAAAAHPDSAVAMNDLGLCYLKSKRFDDAMGAIFKATMIEPENKRYRNNMASALVDANRLEEAFSQLEYAHGAAPAHYNLGYLLYKRGDSQLARVHLNMAIEKDPDLNAARQLLSILDRSQPEVASLPSRGPQPNLRRLPAAPSPPQLNFNQNSGSGMQTAPPFRR
- the hemL gene encoding glutamate-1-semialdehyde 2,1-aminomutase, which encodes MSRTRSHEIFQRALQLMPGGVNSPARAFGGVGGEPLVFERGEGAYLIDVDGNRYIDYIGSWGPMILGHGNEQVRAAIHAAVDQGTSFGAPTERENTLAELIIELVPSVEKVRLVNSGTEATMSAIRVARGFTGRNKIVKFAGNYHGHVDSLLVAAGSAAATLGVPNSPGVTPGATADTIVLPYNDPDALARAFAKHGDDLACVIFEPIVGNMGTVIPTPEFLTAIRDLCTKHGAVMLMDEVMTGFRVALGGAQQLFGVTPDLTTMGKIVGGGLPIAAYGGRADIMNHVLPAGQVFQAGTLSGNPLATAAGIATLSILKETNPYPRLEQLGDRLMTGLAQAAADAGVPASAARVGSMATLFFGAGKVVDWDTAAKSDTQRYADFFWGLIDRGVYFPCSQFEALFISVTHTDEDIDTTIAAARATLQA
- a CDS encoding CpaF family protein, with the protein product MSVRSLNSEAKNGDAKQAEFENLKRRIHGKLVDKLDLSKVGELEGEVLRREIRLVVEHLCDTEETLLNRNERERLIEEVLDETFGLGPLELLLKDHAISDILINGPKQIYCEKNGRLEKSQVTFRDNNHLLQIIDRIVSRVGRRVDETCPMVDARLPDGSRFNAIIPPLALDGAAVSIRRFGSNPLKLEDLLNYKAFTPEMVMLLEGAIKARLNIIIAGGTGSGKTTLLNTLSSFISASERIVTIEDAAELQLQQDHVVRLETRPSNVEGKGSVTATDLVRNALRMRPERIIIGECRGGETLDMLQAMNTGHEGSMTTIHANTPRDAIARVETLISMAGFELPIKAMRQQIASAVDLIIQANRMQGGSRRVTHITEVIGMEQDTVVMQDVYRYNKTGIDETGRARGQFEATGVRPNFMSRLESAGVRLPASAFRQRVMLVD
- a CDS encoding type II secretion system F family protein, whose amino-acid sequence is MLSILIPIVVFVGIAALIGGVALSFRSTGSEDAEMRLDVLTGAGQPRGKDADPAAGLLSGFQDEGNAIEAYVLQYFNLRLFLDQADMSMSVANLVMISGGLAAAGGILPVALGMPFYVAPITAGLLGVIPFAVVHFKRKARLAKFGKQLPDALELISRALRAGHSLGAGFRLVSEESDDPIGREFSKVFEAQNLGVSLEDAITDMTERVPNLDLKFFGTAIILQRQTGGDLAEILDKIGRLVRQRLELFGTIQALTGEGRISGIVLLGLPPALFVALWRLNPGYVMTLFTDPLGNKMLAVAIVMQLIGAWVIQKIIDIKV
- a CDS encoding type II secretion system F family protein, whose amino-acid sequence is MDLSFLNWAILVPLAVFGLITAGVWWLIDSWSPSATRAEDRLDDFKDPIGKKNREDRAGNAVSKVLEKATPAFAAPLQPKNAKDANALKERLTHAGFRSEAAPNVFLGLKFASLLIGLIAGGGLVLLLGNYNQSDLFKGIAIAGISFYIPSIGLWYLGKKRKEQIFRGLPDALDLMVVCVEAGLGLDQAMRRVSEEMKKTYRVIAEEFGLCNFQLQVGRQRSDVLHELGNRTGVDDLRSLAAILIQADKFGSSISQALRVQSDSMRTRRRQIAEEKAAKTAVKMIFPLVFFIFPGIFVVLVGPAAITVIREMLPMMAANS